The following proteins are co-located in the Lagenorhynchus albirostris chromosome 2, mLagAlb1.1, whole genome shotgun sequence genome:
- the LOC132515669 gene encoding LOW QUALITY PROTEIN: ATP synthase subunit g, mitochondrial-like (The sequence of the model RefSeq protein was modified relative to this genomic sequence to represent the inferred CDS: inserted 1 base in 1 codon), with amino-acid sequence MAQFARNLAEKAPALVSAAVTHSKPRLATFWHYAKVELVPPTPAEIPTAIQILKKIINXAQTGSFKQLTVKEALLNGLVATEVWMWFYVGEIIDKRGIIGYNV; translated from the exons ATGGCCCAGTTTGCCCGTAACCTCGCGGAGAAGGCCCCGGCGCTGGTCAGCGCTGCTGTGACTCACTCGAAGCCTCGATTGGCCACATTTTGGCACTATGCCAAGGTTGAGCTGGTTCCTCCAACCCCTGCTGAGATCCCTACAGCTATTCagatcttgaaaaaaattatca atgCTCAAACTGGTAGCTTCAAACAGCTTACAGTTAAGGAAGCTTTACTGAATGGTTTGGTGGCCACTGAGGTGTGGATGTGGTTTTATGTTGGCGAGATCATAGACAAGCGTGGCATCATTGGCTACAATGTTTGA